DNA from Cyprinus carpio isolate SPL01 chromosome B3, ASM1834038v1, whole genome shotgun sequence:
TGCCAGCTCTAAAATCATTCAACTATtgtttatgttattctgtgttttGTGGCGAGAATAAAGGATCTCCTTTCTCACAACTCTACATCTGAGTCCTCTATCAATCCCAGGCCGTGACACcaggaaataaacaaaattatacacCCTTAGACATTATATATTACCTGAATACATTAAACAATGAGGCATGGTGATTGTATTCTTATGCATATTacacaactatatatatagacatatacatttgttgaaaattacatatttccttattattacattttacaccACTGTAACAGACATTATACATTTCTTGGATTATATTTTTGCTAAATGTAGAATATCAACGAgcaatataattgtatattaaataatataagcccatatatatttcattatctgCAAAATTAATTCGAGCTGCTGGAGGTGTGCAGCGTTTTTTTAACCagcagtatttatatcgtttttttaacCTCTGACAGAGTATAGAAGCCCAAGAGGCGAAACTCTGTTGTGTTATGGGTAACAGTCTGTAGATGGCGCTGCGGGTGCGCGGccgccattatggactgaaaGCTGCTGAAATCGTTAGCGCCAGTTTGCGCGCCACACAACCAAACTGTGAAGAAGATGGGCAAGCGGTCAAAACGCAAGCAGTGTTCTGCAATAAATTGCAAAAATTACCAGTCCACCAGAAGCGATTTGGCATTTCATCGATTTCCAAAGGATGCACAAAGGTATAACTCATTTAAgtggaaatattttaatgatgtcgTGATTTAACTTGAATGTTGAACGTGAATGACAGCATTGTTAGCGTTGGTAAATCTGCATGAATGTTAGGCTAGTGCATCTCTGTCAAGTTTGCTTTATAAACTAATGATTGACGTATTATTAGATCGCATTTATTTTCCATAGCATAGACATgcttttttaagaataaaattggTGTTTTGAGTGTGGTGGATGAAATAGTGGTAACGTTAACAATTTTCAGGCTCAACCTGGCGGGAATTTCTTTTAGCAGGGAATGCTAAATGATAGATGCTTGCATGAGTTGATTAAAACCCGCACcagcttaaaattaaataacagaaataacaatCTACTATGTTGATGGTATGCAACAGGAGAAGTAAGTTAGTGATTACTTAATTTTGCTTAATGCCTGACCGAAATGAATGGTACATTTAACTGAGGCAAAGTGTTTGCACCCAGATAGCAATTGTTATCTCGTGCGTGCTTTAGCTACATGAAAATGCACACCAGGTGCAATGCCATTTTATGTTCGCTTTATAAATAGATTTAAGTGTAACAGAAGTTAATGCTATGATCTTCAATTATGTGTCTGACAGTCACGGTCTATCAGCAATTGCAAAGGTGCATTTGAGCAGTAGCATCAAATGTACTGTGGAAAATGACAACTAGAGTAAAGAGGCAATAGGTCTGAGATCAAtgcaatttttcaaaatgttcatattatattatctCCAGTCACACCCAAGTGCATGGACATTAATGGTGTTACCAATTACCAGACAAATATGCAGATAGCCTAGTCTCTGCATTTCTGCATAAAGTGCAGTGCTATTTTcttgttcaaaataattttgacacttgaaaacatttattcatcatgtttcatatatatacattgcAGGTGTGCCTTCATcatgtttcatatatatacattgcAGGTGTGCCATGTTCCTCCTCCCTCCAAACATCGGACCTACAGGGTGTGCAGTGCCCATTTCCACAGCAGCCAGTTCAAAAGACCATCTGATGTGTATGTgtaatataaaactgtaatattttttgaaaatatgtttaaatatgtagctCTTCTATCTATAATATCTAGCTCATCTTAAAGTACCTTCTAACATCTCATCTCATTCTAAAACTGCAATTTACTTTACTTCCTTTTCTCCTTTTTCTAAACTCCTACTCCCATCTACTACACTTGACATACCTGTACAGCATTTGGGAGTACATTATCCAAAATGACTGAACCCTCATCCTCTGACAGTGTCCTGATGTAGTTAAAAATAGTTTACTAGGTTGAGGATTACAAATCATGTCATTGTCTTACAGCCATGGTGGGCTGAAATGGGATGCTGTGCCCACAAAAATAGAGGCCTCTAACCCACCTCCCCCACTAGATGTCGAGAGGAAGCGTAAACCTCCGAAGACACGGCAGGAGTTGCCACGTAAAAAACGTAAGATgctcatttatttctatttcatatatatatatctattcagGTAGACTGATTCTATGTATAAAAGATGGAAGTTCAGACTTCTCTTACGTTTTACAGCAATAATATCAgaaattttattaatgttgttctgcagtgaaattatatttaatttgttttttgtgtgtgtgtgtgtgtgtcaggcaaGCAGAGTCATGTTCCTCCTCCCTCCGAAGACCAGCACACCGGGGAAGCTGTAGTGGGGCCTTCATCATGGGCGCAGTGCACTGAGGAAGCTGTAGCGGGGCCTTCAACAATGGAAGAGGGAGACATTGAGGATGTGTCAGTAGCACCTTCATCCGTACAACGGCATGTTCGTACAGCTGCTGTGAGGGAGCATTCGCTCACAATGAAGATCAGGGATCTGAAGAATCAAGTGAGTAAGCTGCGATCAAAAGTGAAACAGCTGCGACAAACAAAGGTCAGCAGGGCAGGTGATAAGGAGCGGGTGATGAAGGAACTGCAGCGTTTGCTTCCTGCTAAAGCTTTTGCGCACACAATTACGCATGTAACAAGGTTCGTCAGAAGGTTACAGGTGGAGCAGTTGGGATAAAGCTTTCTTCCTGTCCCTGTGGCACGCAAGTCCAAAATGTTATCGGCTTCTCTGCAGAGTGTTTTCTATGCCCTCTGTCCGCACTTTGCAAAAAGCCATCCAGGCTGTTGACTTCAAAACTGGTTTCAATAACACTGTTTTAGCCACCATGAAGAAGGCCATGGAGACCACCAAGCCCATCGACAAACTGTGTGCCATCATCACAGACGAGATGTCATTAAAAGAAGCATTGCACTATGACGAAGCTGCTGACAGGGTTGAGGGCTTTGAGGACTTCGGCAGAGGTCAGCGCACCCCTTATGTGGCCAACTACGCCTCTGCTTTTATGGTAAGAGGCCTGTTCACAAAGTGGAAGCAGCTCTTTGGCTACTGTTTTACTAGTGGGCCCATACCACACACGCGACTCCATTCAATGCTTGTTGATGGAATCCGCGAGCTGAGGAAAGCAGGAATGGAGTGCTTGGTGTTTATATGTGACCAGGGTGCTGGGAACCGTGCCATGCTTACTCGCCTTGGAGTGACCAAGGAACAGCCATTCTTCAGTGTTGATGGCATCAGAGTGTTTTGCCTTTGGGATCCACATCACCTCATAAAAAACATCCGGAACAATTGGCGTCATCGTGGCTTCACTCTGGATGGTGATGAAATTACCTGGGGAATTTTGGAGGATCTCTACACTTATGACAGTAGGCAAGAAATACGTTTGTGCTGTCATCTTACCAAGAAGCATGTCCATCTTCCTCCATTTGCTTCCATGCGGGTAAGGTTCGCCACACAGGTCCTGAGTCACTCAGTTGCTGTTGGGATCAAGACTCTGGCAGACATTAAGGGTCTTACAGGCCAACGTCAGCAAAACTATCTTGCAGCTGCCCGTTTCTGTGAAAACTTCAATGGCCTCTTTGACTGCTTCAATTCCAAACTGCTCAAGGATTCTCAGAAGTTGAAATGTGCAATCTCAGATGCATCTTCACATTTTGCATTTCTGGACAAATGCATGGAGTGGCTCCCACGCCTGAGGCTTGTTGGTGGTAAATGTAACAAGAAGCAGATTCCATGTGTGGAGGGGTGGCAACACAACATCGTGTGTCTGAAAATGCTGTGGTCTGACCTTCGGCAACGTCATCCAGTGTCCTTCCTCTTAACAAATCGTCTTAATCTAGACTGCCTCGAAAATGCCTACTCAAGTATCAGAGGTATGTTAAATACACTTTATATTCATAATACATATATGTGATATGTTCAATGTTATCCATATATAGTAATTGCCAAGTCTTGCTGATTTCCTTACTTTGAAAACTGATGTTGGTGTGTGTTTCAGCCCGTGGGGGGAATCGTGACAACCCAGACTCCGTTCAGTTTGAATGTGAATACCGAGCTGTGGCCACAGGATTGATGTTCAGCAACTCCGAAAAGACCAATTGTGAACAAGACCTTGACATGTTTCTGCTGCAGTTCAGTGCATATGCCTCTCAAGAGAGTCCCCTGGTCAACGTTGACCCTGAGAGCATTATGGAAGAACATGGCTACTGTAGAGTGGCCACTGATTGTGGtgagtaattattaattatgttgaATATGTTTTGCTTTCcaatagggctgggtgatatgggcaaaaaaaattatcacaataaatttttttatatcagtcgatatcgataattatcgtgtttgttgtatgttttttatttttttaaatttttatggcggtttttttttcattagtgttAGTTGTATAAAGCAGAgcattaattgtggttttaaactactctttattGTCAGAACATATCATGATAAACATGTGAACATTTCGATTCATTCCGCTTTTGGCGCATAAACATCGAACATTTATTGAACTCTTGATATCGTTTTATAGAGGAAAATTATATCGCGATAATAATCGTTATCgctttatcgcccagccctactttccAATTACATTTGAACTAATAACGCTTAATTATCTTCTATCCTTCATTAAGAAGTTTCAATGGACTGCACTGAGGTCAGGGAGAGAGAGAATCTCTTGTGTGAGTCAGGGAGAGTAGTCAGCAGGGACCAGCTGTCTACTGCTGGAAACTCTGAGGGAGAGTGCTCAGCCAGTACCAGCTCTCTCCAAGAACATCAGGTCTAGACCAAAAGACAGAACTGAGGATTTTCAATCTAGCACACAACATAATTATTGACAGTATTGTCTTTGAACGATTTTGTGACAGTAATAATGACCTAATCATAACTTGTAtttttgacccttttttttttttttgtcagtgcatttgtcaatgttatattttgttgttttcatttctaGAGCAGTGATGCTGTCCTGAGGTCTGACATCGGTCCACCTGAAGTTGTCCTGGATCTACTGACTAAGCCTTCAGCACAATCATCTCCAGCCTTTGACCATGATGGAAATGTGTTGGTCTACATCGCTGGATACATCGCTGACAAGGTTCTGGGAAAATTTACTGATCCTGAAGGTCCCTGTAAGGAGTGCACACTTCTTAGCACATACATTCCTACTGATAGTAGATACACTTTCCTTAAAGACAAACAGTACACTGACCTCGTCTTAGGAGAGAAGGGCCTGAAAGTGCCCAGCACTGCCCTGGTGGACTTACTCACAGCCCTGGAGTCTAACTTCCGGAAATACATCAGCAGTGTTATTCACAGTGTTGGCCTGGGAGAGAAATTATTTACTAGCAGCATGGAGGCTGTCAGAGAGTGCAGGGAAGTAGTGTGTAGCAGGGAAGAGTGCAAGAAATCACTTGTGTACTTGGTGAAATTATTCAACAGGATAAGAATTCATCATGTATTGCGCACCCAAAATCGGCACATCTCTCAGCCTAATCAGAAACGTAACAGAAAATTCTTGAAGTTAACTCATCAGTAAATTGTTGGCTCCTCACAGACTCTTAATGTCACAATCATCCTTTTCCACGTCTACTCCTTCTTCTCCTTTCTTGTTACATTAACACTTCCATTCTATGTCAATGTCCTCCATCTCACATCCACCACTACCAGCCTAGGTCGTCTAGGAGCACTTCAC
Protein-coding regions in this window:
- the LOC109045035 gene encoding uncharacterized protein LOC109045035 — its product is MALRVRGRHYGLKAAEIVSASLRATQPNCEEDGQAVKTQAVFCNKLQKLPVHQKRFGISSISKGCTKVCHVPPPSKHRTYRVCSAHFHSSQFKRPSDVHGGLKWDAVPTKIEASNPPPPLDVERKRKPPKTRQELPRKKRKQSHVPPPSEDQHTGEAVVGPSSWAQCTEEAVAGPSTMEEGDIEDVSVAPSSVQRHVRTAAVREHSLTMKIRDLKNQVSKLRSKVKQLRQTKVSRAGDKERVMKELQRLLPAKAFAHTITHVTRFVRRLQVEQLG